The DNA region GCGCGGTTCTCCATCCGTTGGCGAACGTTGATCTGCTTGCCCAATACATGGGAGGGAGCGCGCAAAGCCGGGCAAGCAAGTGCGACATTCTTCTCCACGCGTTCTATGTGTTGCTTTCTGTCCACTATCGAGGACATCGCTTGACCGCGCGGTACGACGATTTTCGTACCGACGATACCGATGGCCCGCCGTCCTATCGAGAAAGTGGCACGGCTTTCACTGTGGCCTATTTGTTCGAGTTTGGTCTCTCCCATCGCGTGGGATTTGAGTATATGTTTCTCGACAGTCACCGCGCCATGCCGGTGCGTTCGGATCCGTCTGATGGCGGTTGGCAACTGAGTTATCGTTTTCGTTACTAATATGGAACACCTGGTGAAATACTATCTGAAAAGCAAAGACATTACGTCATTGCGAGCGCAGCGAAGCAATCTCGATGGCAAAGGGAGAGGCAATGGGATTGCTTCGTTGCCTTCGGCTCCTCGCAATGACAGACCTCCCTTACGGCTCAGACAACCTTTTAGACTTCACGTGTGGCCTATCCTCTTTTTTCTCTTGCTCGTCGCTCATGGTGTCAGTATTGCGGCTGCAGCCGACCTCAAAGGAAAAGTTGTGGATGAACAAGGCAACAGTGTCCCCCAAGCCGTGGTTTTCGTGCAGACACCAGCAGCGGCAAAGGCTACGACTCCACGCAAAGCCACACTCGATCAAATAGATAAGCAGTTTGTTCCCAATGTTTTACCGATCGCGGTCGGGACCGAGGTGCAATTCCCGAATCACGACCAGATTCATCATCACGTGTACTCGTTCTCGCGCGTCAAGAGTTTTGATCTGCCATTATATAAAGGTGAAACAGCTCCCGCGGTCGCCTTCGATCAACCAGGAGTCGTTGACGTCGGCTGCAACATCCATGATTGGATGTCGGCGGTTATTTTGGTTGTCCCCTCTCCCTATTATGCGACGACAGATGCTAATGGCGCCTTCGTCCTGTCGAACCTCCCACCCGGCGCCTATTCTTTGGTGTCATGGCATGAACGCAGTCGCACGAAAATCGCCGATACGGCCAAGGACGTACGTGTGGGCGGTAGCATCCCTGAACTCACCTTCACCTTGAGCCTGAAACCCGCGCAAGTCCGCCCCGCGACCAGTGGACAACGAGGATCTCGATGACATGGTGGGCACGGAGTCGACTACGAACAAAGATTTTTCTCGCCTTTTCAGCACTCATTCTCTTGCTGTTAGTTCCGACGTTGTAGCTCACCCAACTGATGGTGAGTCGTCAGGTCCAATCAATCCTGACACGCGAACTCCAAGTCACGGATCAAGTGTTTCGACGCGTCATGAAAGCACGCGCCGAGCACATGCTTGAGAAAGCAGAATTGCTCGCTTCTGACTTCGCTCTGAAGAAAGCCTTTGCCACGCGCGATGACCTAACCCTGCTTTCCGTCGCCCAGAACTACCGCGACCGCACCAAGGGCGATGTCTTGTGGCTGACGGATGAAACCGGGGTGCTCTTCGCTGACTCCAGCGGCAAATTCGCAGGCGGGAAAGAACTGGCGATTCTTCCTGCGTTTGAAGAAGCATTTACTGCGGCGGCACCCACCGTTCTTGTCATTGAGATCGACGACAAGATTTTTCAGTTCATGGTCGTACCGATTCTCGCACCACGCGTGATTGGATTCTTGCTGCTCGGCACCAGTATTGGTGACATCACCGTGCAACAGCTCAAAGAAGAGACGGGGTCTGAAGTCTCATTTCTTACTCAGGCGCGCTTGTTCTCTTCCTCGTGGCTGTCAACCGAGAGAGAACTCCTGACATCGAACCAGCTGCCCATGCAAGCGATTTTTCAACATCCACCCGACCAAACCTTCTTACTCACGCTGAACGGAGAACGGTTTCTTTCACTGCTCGTGCCGATTCAAGCGCAACTTTCGGCTCCGCTCTATGCACTCGTACAACGCTCCTACGACGCTGCGCTGGCCCCGCTGTCGGCTTTGCGTTGGAATATCGTCGGTATCGGCTTTGCAGCACTGTTAGGCGCGTTGCTTCTTGGCAGTCGATTGACGGCTGGCATCACTGCGCCGATACAAACCCTCGTCCAAAGCATGCAACATGTCCTGCGGGGAAACTTCAGCCAACGCATTGCCGTCAAACGGCAAGACGAGATCGGCTTTCTTGGCTCTTCATTCAATGAAATGGTCAGCGGACTCGAAGAACGAGAACAACTCAAGGACACGTTTGGTCGTTTTGTCCACAAGATGTGGCCAATGCCGTGCTCAACGGCCATGTTCCCCTTGCTGGCGAACGACGCGAGGTCAGTATTCTGTTTCAAGATATTCGTGGCTTCACCACCATTAGTGAGCGCACTGACCCGGCAGTCCTGGTTTGCATGCTCAATCAGTTTTTCACTGAGATGGTTGCCGCAGTTGAAGCCGAAGGAGGAGTGGTCAAGCAATTTACCGGTGACGGCGTCATGGCACTGTTTGGCGCACCGAATGTATATCCTGACAGCGCAGCCCGCGCTGTGCGCGCGGCACTCGGCATGGCTCACCGACTCGCATCACTGAATGAGCGATTACATCAACAAGGATTTCCTGATTTACGTATCGGTGTGGGAATTCACACCGGTGAGGTAGTTGCAGGACTGATTGGACCAGACAAACGCGTCGAATACGCCGTCGTTGGTGACCCCGTGAATCTCGCCAGCCGCATCGAAGGCCTGACCAAAGAGTTACAAGCGACTATTGTGATTTCCGAGACCACCGCCTCACGTCTCGGCCCCGAAGTCAAACTCGGACGCACCGCAACCATGTCTGTCAAAGGCAAAGAGAAACCAGTGACCGTTGTGGAAGTATTAGTTTGAGCTTGGTGGCACAAACAGACAAACAATTCTCCCTCAACCCTTGCACCACCAACCTCACCCACAGTATATCTGTGCAAAGGGGAAAGGATGGCCGAGCGAGATTTTACTTACGACGTGTTCCTCAGCTACACCGAGGCGAATAAAGCACTCGCACGACAGCTCTACGAACGGCTACGGAATCAGCTCTGCAAGGTTTTCTTTGCTGAAGAGACCATGCCACCGGGAGCGAACATCCCGCTGGGGGTCATGGAAGCGCTACAAGAGAGTCGAAAAGTCGCGATCATC from Deltaproteobacteria bacterium includes:
- a CDS encoding methylamine utilization protein, whose translation is MKYYLKSKDITSLRAQRSNLDGKGRGNGIASLPSAPRNDRPPLRLRQPFRLHVWPILFFLLLVAHGVSIAAAADLKGKVVDEQGNSVPQAVVFVQTPAAAKATTPRKATLDQIDKQFVPNVLPIAVGTEVQFPNHDQIHHHVYSFSRVKSFDLPLYKGETAPAVAFDQPGVVDVGCNIHDWMSAVILVVPSPYYATTDANGAFVLSNLPPGAYSLVSWHERSRTKIADTAKDVRVGGSIPELTFTLSLKPAQVRPATSGQRGSR
- a CDS encoding HAMP domain-containing protein encodes the protein MVSRQVQSILTRELQVTDQVFRRVMKARAEHMLEKAELLASDFALKKAFATRDDLTLLSVAQNYRDRTKGDVLWLTDETGVLFADSSGKFAGGKELAILPAFEEAFTAAAPTVLVIEIDDKIFQFMVVPILAPRVIGFLLLGTSIGDITVQQLKEETGSEVSFLTQARLFSSSWLSTERELLTSNQLPMQAIFQHPPDQTFLLTLNGERFLSLLVPIQAQLSAPLYALVQRSYDAALAPLSALRWNIVGIGFAALLGALLLGSRLTAGITAPIQTLVQSMQHVLRGNFSQRIAVKRQDEIGFLGSSFNEMVSGLEEREQLKDTFGRFVHKMWPMPCSTAMFPLLANDARSVFCFKIFVASPPLVSALTRQSWFACSISFSLRWLPQLKPKEEWSSNLPVTASWHCLAHRMYILTAQPALCARHSAWLTDSHH
- a CDS encoding adenylate/guanylate cyclase domain-containing protein codes for the protein MANAVLNGHVPLAGERREVSILFQDIRGFTTISERTDPAVLVCMLNQFFTEMVAAVEAEGGVVKQFTGDGVMALFGAPNVYPDSAARAVRAALGMAHRLASLNERLHQQGFPDLRIGVGIHTGEVVAGLIGPDKRVEYAVVGDPVNLASRIEGLTKELQATIVISETTASRLGPEVKLGRTATMSVKGKEKPVTVVEVLV